In the Colletotrichum higginsianum IMI 349063 chromosome 7 map unlocalized unitig_7, whole genome shotgun sequence genome, one interval contains:
- a CDS encoding Dioxygenase codes for MAAENTPELLDLTIDNITPNTVRINSQSSDARLKYLMERLVTHLHDFARETRLSTDEWMAALNFLVGCGKISSDVRHEFILLSDILGLSLLVDSINHPKPSDSTEGSVLGPFHTHDAPTLQNGANMSGDPEGEPLLVICTVKDRQGNPVAGVKIDIWETDSSGHYDVQHEERTEASERCVMISDKDGRFFFQGIKPVSYPIPHDGPVGKLLQLLGRHCWRPAHLHFMFQKEGWDHLITALYIRGDPYEKSDAVFGVKKSLVVDLDKVDKVTAEEYKVKEGSWLLKQDFVLVSKKETEELRDRNAVEALKKLGLTHLKLVDHLPVPELD; via the exons ATGGCGGCCGAAAACACACCTGAACTTTTGGATCTCACGATCGACAACATCACGCCGAACACGGTCCGTATCAACTCGCAAAGCAGCGATGCGCGCCTCAAGTATCTCATGGAGCGGTTGGTCACACACCTCCACGACTTCGCGAGGGAGACGCGGCTGAGCACCGATGAGTGGATGGCGGCCCTTAATTTCCTTGTCGGGTGTGGGAAGATTAGCAGCGATGTGCGGCAT GAGTTCATCCTTCTCTCCGACATTCTGGGCCTCTCGTTGTTGGTCGACAGCATCAACCACCCCAAGCCGTCCGACTCGACTGAGGGCTCGGTTCTGGGTCCCTTCCACACACATGATGCACCGACGCTGCAGAACGGTGCAAACATGTCTGGAGACCCCGAGGGCGAGCCGCTGCTGGTGATTTGCACCGTCAAGGATCGACAGGGTAACCCCGTTGCCGGTGTCAAGATTGATATCTGGGAGACGGACAGCAGTGGACACTACGACGTGCAGCACGAGGAGAGAACAGAGGCAAGCGAGCGTTGCGTCATGATTTCGGACAAAGACggccgcttcttcttccaagGGATCAAGCCTGTGAGTTATCCGATCCCACACGACGGGCCAGTCGGTAAACTATTGCAACTGCTGGGTCGTCATTGCTGGCGGCCGGCACATCTGCACTTCATGTTCCAGAAGGAGGGTTGGGATCACTTGATCAC CGCACTCTACATTCGAGGAGACCCATATGAAAAATCAGATGCCGTATTTGGCGTCAAGAAGAGCCTCGTGGTGGACCTCGACAAGGTGGACAAAGTGACGGCAGAGGAGtacaaggtcaaggagggcaGCTGGTTGCTGAAGCAGGACTTTGTGTTGGTCtcgaagaaggagacggaggagcTGCGGGACCGGAACGCCGTCGAGGCACTGAAAAAGCTGGGTTTGACGCATTTGAAGCTCGTGGACCACTTGCCTGTGCCTGAGCTGGATTGA
- a CDS encoding Eukaryotic translation initiation factor eIF-1, with translation MSIENLKSYDPFAEADEDTGETKQSQNYIHIRIQQRNGRKTLTTVQGLPKKFDQKKILKVIKKQFACNGTIVADSEMGEVIQLQGDQRKVVQEFLINKKEGLGLDTKGIKVHGF, from the exons ATGTCAATTGAAAATCTCAAGTCCTACG ACCCCttcgccgaagccgacgaagATACCGGAGAGACCAAACAGTCTCAGAATTACATCCATATACGGATCCAAC AGCGCAATGGACGAAAGACTCTGACCACCGTTCAGGGTCTTCCAAAGAAATTCGACCAGAAGAAAATTCTCAAGGTCATCAAGAAGCAATTTG CCTGCAATGGCACCATCGTAGCTGATAGCGAGATGGGCGAGGTCATCCAGCTCCAGGGTGACCAGCGCAAGGTCGTGCAAGAGTTCCTCAtcaacaagaaggagggtcTCGGGCTAGacaccaagggcatcaaGGTCCACGGTTTCTAA
- a CDS encoding Urea transporter: MGQPSAAASNAVIYVTYGLFLITGTAIAWKFRNQSKGEFLSGNRTQTGQESPHLPAAAPRSIRFVVAAAPLSLPLGPELHRFWETRKERQNGTEKAHGTSASRDETQRARDARTPGDVETLMTSPGCLRTPHPGETDKAALGSGILFAYPELATITGIQGVMVYALSSSLPLLIFAVLGPIIRRKTPEGFVLTAWTRQRYGTVAMLYLSFMTLVTLFLYMVAELSAIGQVVNALTSLDGLPVMIVQCVITTIYTSLGGFRISFLTDNLQGAMVVCLIIIVAITMGVKTDIDTSLIETSGLLKPTLLGWQLLYILPICILTNDFFLSGFWLRTFASKTDKDLRVGVSIAVVVILCILTMVGVTGLVAAWSGALPLDQISESGSVAFFLLLQRMPAWVVGIVLVMVCTLSTAAFDTLQSAMVSSASNDLFRNRLNIWWIRAGVVVIIIPTVVIALKAPSVLQIYLISDLVSASVIPVLVFGLTDRFYWWRGFEVVAGGLGGILTVFLFGLVYYDGDAQKAGNLLIISEGLYANDWSVFGAFVAAPVGSFLWGFAALGCRLGFQYAMAKKSGRRFDALDRPIGPGFTPEADGAPRYVERDEYAATSDVEVVKPAGKFF; the protein is encoded by the exons ATGGGCCAACCCTCCGCTGCGGCGTCCAACGCCGTCATTTACGTGACTTATGGACTCTTCCT CATCACCGGCACTGCGATTGCGTGGAAGTTCCGCAACCAGTCCAAGGGAGAGTTCCTGTCTGGAAACAGGACTCAGACGGGTCAGGAATCCCCTCATCtgccggccgcggcgccgcggagTATTcgcttcgtcgtcgctgccgcG CCTCTCAGCCTTCCCCTTGGCCCTGAACTTCATCGCTTCTG GGAGACAAGAAAAGAGCGGCAGAACGGCACGGAAAAAGCACACGGCACAAGCGCATCCCGGGATGAAACGCAACGAGCACGAGACGCCAGAACGCCGGGCGACGTTGAGACCTTGATGACGTCCCCGGGGTGTCTGCGAACCCCCCACCCGGGCGAAACTGACAAGGCAG CCCTCGGCTCCGGAATTCTTTTCGCCTATCCCGAGCTCGCCACCATCACTGGCATCCAGGGCGTTATGGTTTATGccctctcgtcctcgctgccgctCCTCATCTTCGCCGTCCTGGGCCCCATTATCCGCCGCAAGACGCCCGAGGGCTTCGTCCTCACGGCCTGGACCCGCCAGCGCTACGGCACCGTCGCCATGCTGTACCTCAGCTTCATGACCCTCGTGACGCTGTTCCTGTACATGGTCGCCGAGCTGTCCGCCATCGGCCAGGTCGTCAACGCCCTCACGAGCCTGGACGGTCTGCCCGTCATGATCGTGCAGTGCGTCATTACCACCATCTACACAT CCCTCGGCGGGTTCCGCATCTCCTTCCTGACGGACAATCTCCAGGGCGCCATGGTCGTCTGCCttatcatcatcgtcgccatcacaATGGGCGTCAAGACGGACATCGACACGTCCCTAATCGAGACGTCGGGCCTCCTGAAGCCCACCCTCCTCGGCTGGCAGCTGCTCTACATCCTGCCCATCTGCATCCTCACAAAcgacttcttcctctccggGTTCTGGCTGCGCACCTTCGCCTCCAAGACGGACAAGGACCTGCGCGTCGGCgtctccatcgccgtcgtcgtcatcctctgCATCCTCACCATGGTCGGCGTCacgggcctcgtcgccgcctggTCCGGCGCCCTGCCGCTCGACCAGATCTCTGAGAGCGGCtccgtcgccttcttcctgctgctgcagcgcATGCCCGCCTgggtcgtcggcatcgtcctcgtcatggTCTGCACCCTGTCCACCGCGGCCTTTGACACCCTGCAGTCCGCCATGGTCTCCTCAGCCTCCAACGACCTGTTCCGCAACCGGCTCAACATCTGGTGGatccgcgccggcgtcgtcgttaTCATCATCCccaccgtcgtcatcgccctcaAGGCCCCCTCGGTGCTGCAGATCTACCTCATCTCCGACCTtgtctcggcctcggtcatCCCCGTCCTGGTCTTCGGCCTCACCGACCGCTTCTACTGGTGGCGCGGCTTCGAGGTCGTTGcaggcggcctcggcggcatcctgaccgtcttcctcttcggcctcgtttactacgacggcgacgcccagAAAGCCGGCAACCTTCTCATCATCTCCGAGGGCCTGTACGCCAACGATTGGAGCGTCTtcggcgccttcgtcgccgcgcCCGTTGGCAGCTTCCTGTGGGGGTTCGCAGCGCTCGGATGCCGCCTGGGCTTCCAATAcgccatggccaagaagagtGGCCGCCGCTTCGACGCTCTCGACCGTCCCATCGGCCCCGGCTTCACCCCCGAGGCGGACGGCGCTCCTCGCTACGTCGAGAGGGACGAGTACGCGGCCACCTCggacgtcgaggttgtcaAGCCCGCGGGCAAGTTCTTTTAA